TTTTACCGGGATCATTTCGGAGTAACGATGGATTTCTATGGCAATGATGCGTTTCCGGTTCTTCAGATGGTGTGGCCCGACAGACAATCGTTCTTTCCCTGGGACACTGAGTTTGATGCGAGCGTGAAATTTGAACAACCACTACTGGACAGGAATACTGATTTCAGGTTTTTTGAAGAAAGAAATGTGGCCGTATTCACAACATCGGAAGTATTAGAAGGAGCACCCATCTTATATGTTTATCATGATGAAGAAGGAGACTGGCAATTTCACAGTGAAGCAGAGCCCAATATGGATCACGCCAAAGTAGTGAGCCTGGATTCTATGGTTAAAAAAGATCCCACCCTCAACGAGCTTTATGATCTGACGTACGGGCATAGCGCCTGGCGAGCAACGCCCGATTCTCCAT
The genomic region above belongs to Chitinophaga sp. 180180018-3 and contains:
- a CDS encoding DUF4262 domain-containing protein; amino-acid sequence: MAQDDCRHESASHAEIQQKIDQYGCFITVVPPDGHLPGFAYTTGLYQQFRHPEIICYGFSPGTAGSVLNDACGLIKNGQVLTPGRHYDEFLKNYPVQFIPVEHVFYRDHFGVTMDFYGNDAFPVLQMVWPDRQSFFPWDTEFDASVKFEQPLLDRNTDFRFFEERNVAVFTTSEVLEGAPILYVYHDEEGDWQFHSEAEPNMDHAKVVSLDSMVKKDPTLNELYDLTYGHSAWRATPDSPWERD